One segment of Pseudomonas asgharzadehiana DNA contains the following:
- the fliI gene encoding flagellar protein export ATPase FliI, with protein MRLDRTSFAKRLGGYVEATELPGQPILEGRLLRMVGLTLEAEGLRAAMGSRCMVINDDSYHPVQVEAEVMGFSGNKIFLMPVGSLAGIAPGARVVPLADTGRLPMGMSMLGRVLDGAGRALDGKGGMKAEDWVPMDGPTINPLNRNPISVPLDVGIRSINGLLTVGRGQRLGLFAGTGVGKSVLLGMMTRFTEADIIVVGLIGERGREVKEFIEHSLGEEGLKRSVVVASPADDAPLMRLRAAMYCTRIAEYFRDKGKNVLLLMDSLTRFAQAQREIALAIGEPPATKGYPPSVFAKLPKLVERAGNAEAGGGSITAFYTVLSEGDDQQDPIADSARGVLDGHIVLSRRLAEEGHYPAIDIEASISRVMPAVVTPEHMTRAQQFKQLWSRYQQSRDLISVGAYVAGGDRDTDLAIALQPQLVTYLRQGLNDKISMGESEAHLQSIFAPAPGG; from the coding sequence ATGCGCCTTGATCGCACCAGCTTCGCCAAGCGCCTGGGCGGCTACGTCGAGGCCACCGAGTTGCCCGGCCAGCCGATCCTCGAAGGGCGTCTGTTGCGCATGGTCGGCCTGACGCTCGAAGCCGAAGGCCTGCGTGCCGCCATGGGCAGCCGCTGCATGGTGATCAACGACGACAGCTACCACCCGGTGCAGGTGGAGGCTGAAGTGATGGGCTTCTCCGGCAACAAGATTTTCCTGATGCCGGTCGGCAGCCTGGCGGGCATCGCCCCCGGTGCGCGTGTAGTGCCACTGGCCGATACCGGCCGCCTGCCCATGGGCATGAGCATGCTCGGCCGTGTGCTCGACGGTGCCGGCCGCGCGCTGGACGGCAAGGGCGGCATGAAGGCCGAAGATTGGGTGCCGATGGACGGGCCGACCATCAACCCCCTCAACCGTAACCCCATCAGCGTGCCGCTGGACGTGGGTATTCGCAGCATCAACGGTTTATTGACGGTCGGCCGTGGCCAGCGTCTGGGCCTGTTCGCCGGTACCGGCGTGGGTAAGTCGGTGTTGCTGGGCATGATGACCCGCTTTACCGAGGCCGACATCATCGTGGTCGGGCTGATCGGCGAGCGGGGTAGGGAAGTCAAGGAGTTCATCGAGCACAGCCTCGGTGAAGAAGGCCTCAAGCGCTCGGTGGTGGTCGCCTCGCCTGCGGACGATGCGCCGCTGATGCGCTTGCGCGCTGCCATGTACTGCACGCGCATTGCCGAATATTTTCGCGACAAGGGCAAGAACGTCCTGTTGCTGATGGACTCGCTCACGCGTTTCGCCCAGGCCCAGCGGGAAATCGCCCTGGCCATCGGCGAGCCGCCCGCCACCAAAGGCTACCCGCCGTCGGTGTTCGCCAAGCTGCCCAAGCTGGTGGAGCGTGCCGGTAACGCCGAGGCCGGTGGCGGTTCGATCACCGCGTTCTATACCGTTTTGTCCGAAGGCGACGACCAGCAGGACCCGATTGCCGACTCGGCGCGGGGCGTGCTCGACGGCCACATCGTGCTGTCGCGGCGCCTGGCGGAGGAAGGGCACTACCCGGCCATTGATATCGAAGCGTCCATCAGCCGGGTGATGCCGGCGGTGGTCACGCCCGAGCATATGACCCGCGCGCAGCAGTTCAAGCAGCTGTGGTCGCGCTATCAACAGAGTCGTGACCTGATCAGCGTCGGTGCCTACGTGGCCGGTGGTGATCGCGACACCGACCTGGCGATCGCCCTGCAGCCGCAGTTGGTGACCTACCTGCGCCAGGGCCTCAATGACAAGATCAGCATGGGTGAAAGCGAAGCGCATTTGCAGTCCATTTTTGCCCCTGCGCCAGGCGGCTAA
- the fliH gene encoding flagellar assembly protein FliH yields MSNKDEAPSDLIRARDVGGFDIWSLPSFDPHVPEPEPEPVVELPVEMEEVPLEEVQPLTLEELESIRQEAYNEGFAAGEKDGFRSTTLKVRQEAEAALSIKLGSLERLMGGLFEPIAEQDSQIEKAMVRLVEHIARQVIQRELVLDSSHIESVMREALKLLPLGVGNVRLYINPQDFEQVKALRERHEETWRIVEDAALQPGGCRVETEHSRIDATVETRISQIMAKLLDQQHEQALNPAEPDLSVDLDAADAP; encoded by the coding sequence ATGTCGAACAAAGATGAGGCGCCCAGCGATCTGATTCGCGCACGGGATGTCGGTGGGTTCGACATCTGGTCGTTGCCCAGTTTCGACCCGCATGTGCCGGAGCCCGAGCCGGAACCGGTGGTCGAACTGCCGGTGGAAATGGAAGAAGTGCCGCTGGAAGAAGTCCAGCCACTGACCCTGGAAGAGTTGGAAAGCATCCGTCAGGAGGCCTACAACGAAGGCTTCGCCGCCGGTGAGAAAGACGGCTTTCGCAGCACCACCCTCAAAGTGCGCCAGGAAGCCGAGGCGGCGTTGAGCATCAAGCTGGGCAGCCTGGAGCGCTTGATGGGCGGGCTGTTCGAGCCCATCGCCGAGCAGGACTCGCAGATCGAAAAAGCCATGGTGCGCCTGGTGGAGCACATCGCCCGCCAAGTGATCCAGCGCGAACTGGTGCTGGACTCCAGCCATATTGAAAGCGTGATGCGCGAGGCCCTCAAGCTGCTGCCCCTGGGCGTCGGCAATGTGCGCTTGTACATCAACCCGCAGGATTTCGAGCAGGTCAAAGCCCTGCGCGAGCGCCATGAAGAAACCTGGCGCATCGTCGAAGATGCGGCCTTGCAGCCCGGTGGATGCCGGGTCGAGACCGAACACAGCCGCATCGATGCCACGGTGGAAACCCGCATCAGTCAGATCATGGCCAAGCTGTTGGACCAACAGCACGAGCAAGCGCTGAACCCGGCCGAACCCGACCTGAGCGTGGACCTGGACGCCGCCGATGCGCCTTGA
- the fliG gene encoding flagellar motor switch protein FliG produces the protein MSDRAAVAKLSRVDKAAVLLLSLGETDAAQVLRHMGPKEVQRVGVAMAQMRNVHREQVEQVMSEFVEIVGDQTSLGVGSDSYIRKMLTSALGEDKANGLIDRILLGGNTSGLDSLKWMEPRAVADVIRYEHPQIQAIVVAYLDPDQAGEVLGHFDHKVRLDIILRVSSLNTVQPAALKELNTILEKQFSGNSNASRTTLGGIKRAADIMNFLDSSVEGQLMDSIREIDDTLSGQIEDLMFVFNNLSDVDDRGIQALLREVSSDVLVLALKGSDEGVKEKIFKNMSKRASELLRDDLEAKGPVRVSDVETAQKEILTIARRMAEAGEIVLGGKGGEEMI, from the coding sequence ATGAGTGATCGAGCCGCAGTTGCCAAACTCTCCCGGGTCGACAAAGCCGCAGTACTGCTGCTGTCGCTGGGTGAAACCGACGCCGCCCAAGTGCTGCGCCACATGGGCCCCAAAGAGGTCCAGCGCGTGGGCGTGGCCATGGCGCAGATGCGCAATGTGCACCGTGAGCAAGTCGAACAGGTGATGAGCGAGTTCGTCGAGATCGTCGGCGACCAGACCAGCCTGGGCGTCGGTTCCGACAGCTACATCCGCAAGATGCTCACCTCGGCCCTGGGCGAAGACAAAGCCAACGGCCTGATCGACCGCATCCTGTTGGGCGGCAACACCAGCGGCCTGGACAGCCTCAAGTGGATGGAGCCGCGCGCCGTCGCCGACGTGATCCGCTACGAGCACCCGCAAATCCAGGCGATCGTGGTGGCGTACCTCGACCCCGACCAGGCCGGTGAAGTGCTCGGCCACTTCGACCATAAGGTGCGCCTGGACATCATCCTGCGCGTGTCATCGCTGAACACCGTACAGCCGGCGGCCTTGAAAGAATTGAACACGATTCTGGAAAAGCAGTTCTCCGGCAACTCGAACGCCTCGCGCACCACCCTGGGTGGTATCAAGCGCGCGGCCGACATCATGAACTTCCTCGACAGCTCGGTCGAAGGCCAGTTGATGGACTCGATCCGCGAGATCGACGACACCCTGTCCGGCCAGATCGAAGACCTGATGTTCGTGTTCAACAACCTCTCCGATGTCGACGACCGTGGCATCCAGGCGTTGCTGCGCGAAGTGTCCTCCGACGTGCTGGTATTGGCCCTCAAGGGGTCCGACGAAGGCGTCAAGGAGAAGATCTTCAAGAACATGTCCAAACGTGCTTCCGAGCTGCTGCGCGACGACCTCGAGGCCAAGGGGCCGGTGCGTGTCAGCGACGTGGAAACCGCGCAGAAAGAAATCCTCACCATTGCCCGCCGTATGGCCGAAGCCGGAGAAATCGTTCTCGGTGGGAAGGGCGGCGAAGAAATGATCTAA
- the fliF gene encoding flagellar basal-body MS-ring/collar protein FliF, translating to MAEAVSDNVPAKADGKPPLFGLSFLENLSEMTMLRQVGLLVGLAASVAIGFAVVLWSQQPDYRPLYGSLAGMDSKQIMETLAAADIAYTVEPNSGALLVKADDVARARMKLAAAGVTPSDSNIGFEILDKDQGLGTSQFMEATRYRRGLEGELARTISSLNNVKGARVHLAIPKSSVFVRDERKPSASVLVELFSGRSLEPGQVMAIINLVATSVPELSKSQITVVDQKGNLLSDQAENSALTMAGKQFDYSRRMESMLTQRVHNILQPVLGNDRYKAEVSADVDFSAVESTSEQFNPDQPALRSEQSTSEQRTASNGPQGVPGALSNQPPSPASAPQTTGGATAAAGAIQPGQPLLDANGQQIMDPATGQPMLAPYPADKRNQSTKNFELDRSISHTKQQQGRVNRLSVSVVVDDQVKVNPADGVVTRAPWSADELARFTRLVQDAVGFDASRGDSVSVINMPFSAERGETIAEPAFYSQPWFWDIVKQVLGVLFILVLVFGVLRPVLNNITGNGKKQQLAAFGGGDVELGGMGGLDGELANDRVSLGGPQSILLPSPSEGYDAQLNAIKSLVAEDPGRVAQVVKEWINADE from the coding sequence ATGGCAGAAGCAGTCTCCGACAACGTCCCCGCCAAGGCAGACGGCAAACCGCCGCTGTTTGGCCTGTCGTTCCTGGAAAACCTCTCGGAAATGACCATGTTGCGTCAGGTGGGCCTGTTGGTCGGCCTGGCTGCCAGCGTGGCGATTGGTTTTGCCGTGGTGTTGTGGTCGCAGCAACCCGATTACCGGCCGCTGTACGGCAGCCTGGCGGGCATGGATTCCAAGCAGATCATGGAAACCCTGGCCGCCGCCGACATCGCTTATACCGTGGAGCCCAACTCCGGCGCGCTGCTGGTCAAGGCCGATGACGTGGCCCGCGCGCGCATGAAGCTCGCCGCCGCCGGCGTGACCCCGTCCGACAGCAACATCGGTTTTGAGATCCTCGACAAGGACCAGGGCCTGGGTACCAGCCAGTTCATGGAAGCCACCCGCTACCGTCGTGGCCTGGAAGGCGAGTTGGCGCGCACCATTTCCAGCTTGAACAACGTCAAGGGTGCCCGCGTGCACCTGGCCATTCCAAAAAGCTCGGTGTTTGTGCGCGATGAACGCAAGCCAAGTGCTTCGGTATTGGTCGAGCTGTTTTCCGGCCGCTCCCTGGAGCCTGGCCAGGTCATGGCGATCATCAATCTTGTGGCCACCAGCGTTCCCGAGCTGAGCAAGTCGCAGATCACCGTGGTCGACCAGAAGGGCAACCTGCTGTCCGACCAGGCCGAGAACTCGGCATTGACCATGGCCGGCAAGCAGTTCGACTACAGCCGCCGTATGGAAAGCATGCTCACCCAGCGTGTGCATAACATCTTGCAGCCGGTGCTGGGCAACGACCGCTACAAGGCTGAAGTGTCCGCCGACGTGGACTTCAGCGCGGTCGAGTCGACCTCCGAGCAGTTCAACCCAGACCAGCCGGCCCTGCGCAGTGAGCAGTCCACCAGCGAACAACGTACCGCCAGCAATGGCCCGCAAGGTGTGCCGGGGGCCCTGAGCAACCAGCCACCATCGCCGGCCTCGGCACCGCAAACCACCGGCGGCGCCACAGCCGCTGCGGGCGCGATCCAGCCTGGGCAGCCACTGTTGGACGCCAACGGTCAGCAGATCATGGACCCGGCCACCGGCCAACCGATGCTCGCCCCGTACCCGGCGGACAAGCGGAACCAGTCCACCAAGAACTTCGAACTCGACCGCTCCATCAGCCACACCAAGCAACAACAAGGGCGCGTCAATCGCCTGTCGGTGTCGGTGGTGGTCGATGACCAGGTCAAGGTCAACCCCGCTGACGGCGTGGTCACCCGCGCTCCGTGGAGCGCCGACGAATTGGCGCGCTTCACACGCCTGGTGCAGGACGCCGTTGGTTTCGATGCCAGCCGGGGTGACAGCGTCAGCGTGATCAACATGCCGTTCTCCGCCGAGCGTGGCGAAACCATCGCCGAGCCTGCGTTCTACTCGCAGCCGTGGTTCTGGGACATCGTCAAGCAAGTGCTGGGTGTGTTGTTCATCCTGGTGCTGGTGTTCGGCGTGCTGCGTCCGGTGCTCAATAACATCACCGGCAACGGCAAGAAACAACAACTGGCGGCCTTTGGTGGCGGCGACGTGGAGCTGGGTGGCATGGGCGGCCTGGACGGCGAACTGGCCAACGACCGCGTCAGCCTCGGCGGCCCGCAAAGCATTCTGTTGCCAAGCCCGAGCGAAGGTTACGACGCTCAGTTGAACGCAATCAAAAGTCTGGTGGCAGAAGACCCGGGCCGTGTGGCCCAGGTCGTGAAAGAGTGGATTAACGCAGATGAGTGA
- the fliE gene encoding flagellar hook-basal body complex protein FliE, with amino-acid sequence MSQGIEFNRLMLDMRSMQMDAMAQPKSVAPAPELGQSSFADMLGQAINKVSDTQQASSQLANAFEIGKSGVDLTDVMVASQKASVSFQALTQVRNKLVQAYQDIMQMPV; translated from the coding sequence ATGAGCCAGGGTATTGAGTTCAATCGGTTGATGTTGGATATGCGCTCCATGCAGATGGATGCCATGGCTCAACCGAAATCCGTCGCGCCAGCGCCGGAATTGGGCCAAAGCAGCTTTGCCGACATGCTCGGCCAGGCGATCAACAAAGTCAGTGATACCCAGCAAGCCTCCAGCCAGTTGGCCAATGCGTTCGAGATCGGCAAAAGTGGCGTGGACCTTACCGATGTGATGGTTGCCTCGCAAAAGGCCAGCGTCTCCTTCCAGGCCCTGACCCAAGTGCGCAACAAGCTGGTTCAGGCCTATCAAGACATCATGCAGATGCCGGTTTAA